Sequence from the Spirochaetota bacterium genome:
TTCGGTAAAAGACGTTCGCGAGGCGCGCACTGCGCGCAAGAAGCGAATCGAAGTCCGATTTCGCCAGGGTGAAGAGATCGGTGGGCGCCACGGTGACCACGCTCGCCGATCGCGGCAGGTTGTCTATCAGGGAAAATTCGCCGAAAAACGCGCCGCCGGGAAGGGTACCCAGGGAGATTTCCTCGCCGCCCTCGCCGCAACGGGCGACTTTCACCATCCCTTCTATAAGGATATACATGGACTCGCCGCGATCCCCTTCCCCGATGATGATCGAATTCGCGGGATGGGATTCCCTCCTGAGCAGGGGAATGATCGCCGCGAGGTCTTCGTCCCTGAGCCCGCTGAATACGGGAATATTATTCAGCAAGGCGATGATTTTGTTCAGCGATTCCGTGTCCATGTCGTTTCCTGCTGCCGGCCTTCCTGGTCCGGCGATGCGCATGATTCTACCCTACCCCCGCAGGGATACAAGAAAATAAATTTTTGCCCGAGGGGGCGTTCGAGGTCACCAGGGGTAATATCATGATGCTCCGGGGGATTGCGCGTGCGGCGGTTTAAAGCCCGAAGGGACGCAGGATCCACCTGAAAAACTTTTTAATCCAGTACACGATCTTTTGTACTATATTCATCTGGAGATAGCGCCGGCGCTCCTCGATCCAATCGACCTCGACGGGCGCGAAATTCTTGCGCACGATATTTTCCTCGACCTCGATGTCGAATTTTTCAAGCGAAGAATTTGCGCTCACGATGGTGCATTCTATTTCGGTCCATCCCAGCTCCCTGGCCGCCATGAGACGGCGATACCCGGCCAGCAGGACGTTTTTTTTGTTCAGGGTGACGGGATTGATGAGCCCGTGCTTGCGCATCGACTCCTTGAGCTCATAAATGCTTCCAAGGTCCTTACGAATGCGCCGCTTGATCTTGATCTGGTCCAATCTGACTTTCAAGGGAGTGTCCTCACCGGGAAATGGGATGCGACATGATGGGTACCACTAGTGCGAAATCGGCGAAAAGTCAACAGTAAATCCGGGTAGCGTTCAATTATTCCAATTGGGAATTATTTTCAATAATTTACTTGACAGTTTTCATATATTACTATATGCTGATATTGTAATATAAACCGAATGATTGATTATTTTAAAGCCCTATCGGATACCACGCGCTTCAGGCTGCTGAATCTCCTCATGCACTATGAGTTGAACGTGAACGAGATCACCGCGGTCATGGACATGGGGCAGCCACGCATCTCGCGACACCTGAAAATTCTCACCGACAGCGGCCTGCTCTCTTCGCGCCGCGACGGCCTCTGGGTATTCTATTCCGGGGTGAAGGAGGGCGATGCGCGGCGTTTTATCGACGCGATAACCTACCTGTTCGCGAGCCCGCCCCTTTCGGCCGACATTGCGCGCGGACTCAAGGTTATAGAGGCGCGGACCGCCGAGACACGCAATTTCTTCAACGGGATCGCCGACGCGTGGGACGCGAAAAAGAGCGACCTTTTCCGTGAATTCGATATTGCGGGAAAAATCATCGAGCGGGTGCCTCGCTGCACCGTCGCCGCCGACCTTGGATGCGGCACCGGCGATTTTCTCCAATTCTTAAAACAGCGCGCGGATCGCAGTATCGGCGTCGACAACTCGCCGCGCATGCTCGAGATGGCCCGCCAGAGGTTCTCCGGCGACGGCTTCTCGATAGACCTGAGACTGGGTGAGATGGAGCACCTGCCCATGAGCGACGGGGAAGCGGATTTTGCGCTGATGAACATGGTCCTTCATCACCTCGTCGCGCCCGAGAAGGGAATCCGGGAAGCGGCCCGTGTCATGAAGAAAAAGAGCACCTTTATCGTCGTCGAATTTGAAAAACACGCGAGCGAAGCTCTCCGGTCCGATCACGGGGACCGCTGGCTGGGATTCGATGCGAGCCAGATAACCCGCTGGCTCCGAGACGCCGAATTCTCCATCAGGGATTCCGTGCCTTTTCCCATTCCCGGCGGGCTAAGCATACGCCTATACCACTCCGAAAGGGAGTGACACTATAAAAGGAGGATACTTACTATGTCCGTTCTCGCCATCGAAAAGAAACTTCCCTACAAGGTCGCCGACATCAGTCTGGCGGACTGGGGACGCAAGGAACTGGATCTTGCCGAAAACGAAATGCCGGGTCTCATGTCCACACGCAAAAAATACGGCCCGTCCGCGCCGCTCAAGGGCCTCAAGATCGCGGGCAGCCTGCACATGACCATCCAGACAGCGATGCTCATCGAAACCCTCGTCATACTCGGCGCCAACGTCAGGTGGGCTTCGTGCAACATCTTCTCGACACAGGACCATGCCGCGGCGGCGATCGCCAAGGCCGGCACCGCAGCGGTGTTCGCCTGGAAGGGCGAATCGCTCGAGGAATACTGGTGGTGCACCGAACAGGCGCTCACCTGGCCGGACGGCAGCGGGCCCGACCTCATCGTAGATGACGGCGGCGACGCCACCCTCATGATACACCAGGGGGTGAAGGTGGAGAAGGATCCCTCACTCCTGGACAAGACCTACGACAACAAGGAATTCAGCATCATCATGGATCGCCTTCGTGAAAGCTATCGCGCGGACAAGACCCGCTGGCAGAAGATGGCGTCGAAAATCCAGGGGGTATCCGAGGAGACGACCACCGGGGTGCACCGCCTCTACCAGATGCAGGCCAACGGGGAACTGCTTTTCCCGGCCATCAACGTAAACGATTCCGTGACCAAGTCAAAGTTCGACAACCTGTACGGCTGCCGGGAATCCCTCGCCGACGGCATCAAGCGCGCGACGGACATCATGGTTGCCGGTAAGGTCGTCGTGGTATGCGGATACGGCGACGTGGGCAAGGGATGCGCGCAATCGATGCGCGGGTTCGGCGCCAGGGTCATCGTGACCGAGATCGACCCCATTTGCGCACTCCAGGCAGCGATGGAAGGCTACCAGGTAGCCGTCATCGAAGACGTGGTTTCAGAGGGGGACATTTTCGTTACCGCGACCGGCTGTTTCGACGTCATTAACGGCGCACACATGGAAAAGATGAAGAACGAGGCGATCGTCTGCAACATCGGGCATTTCGACAGTGAGATCGCCATGCATTACCTTGAGACCACCGCGGGGATCACCAAGCTCACGGTCAAACCGCAGGTCGATAAATGGACCACCCTTTCCGGAAAATCCATCATCGTGCTCGCCGAGGGGCGCCTCGTGAACCTGGGCTGCGCCACCGGGCATCCGAGCTTCGTTATGAGCAACAGCTTTACCAACCAGTGCCTTGCCCAGATTGAGCTGGCCGGTAAAAAGCTCGAGGCGCGCGTATACACCCTTCCCAAGAAGCTGGACGAAGAGGTCGCGCGGCTTCACCTTGACCGGCTTGGAGCCAGGTTGACCAGCCTGACCCCGCAGCAGGCGGAGTACCTGGGCATTCCCGCGGAAGGCCCGTTTAAGCCGGAGTATTATCGCTACTGATACGCCTCTCATCCCAAAGGGAAAGCGGCATCTCGCGATGCCGCTTTTCTTGTAAATAAACGGGGCCCGGATTTCTCCGGGCCCCTATTTTATTACTGCTTAATTCTCGAATCAGTCGCCGTCGCCTTCCGGATACAGGCTTTCGATCTCGGCGGCATACTTCGTATTTACGATCTTGCGCTTCACCTTGAGCGAGGGGGTGAGCTCCCCGGTCGCCTGGGTCCACTCAGCGTCAAGGAGCCTGAACTTGCGTATCTGCTCCACGCGGGCGAACTGCTTCGTGTACTTTTTGACTTCCTCGCCGACCATGGCGTTCACCTGCGCATTCTCGATAAGGTCCTGGTTGCTCGAGAAGGCGATTCCGCTCTTCTTGGCCCACTTCTTAAGCTCTTCGAACGCGGGAACGATCAGCGCCGCCAGATACTTCCTCCGGTCCCCGATCACCGCGACCTGCTCGATATAATGCGAGGTCTTGAGGCTGTTCTCGATATTCTGCGGGGAAATGTTCTTCCCGCCCGCGGTGATGATGATATCCTTGATGCGTCCCGTGATCGAGAGATACCCGTCCTCGTCGATCATGCCAATATCGCCGGTCCGGAAAAATCCGTCCTTCGTAAAGGCTTCCTTCGTATCGGCGGGGTTCTTGTAATAACCCTTCATGACCTGGGGTCCCTTGATCAGTATCTCGCCCTCGTCGGAAATCTTGATCTCGGTATCCTTCACCGCCGGGCCCACCGTACCGGGCTTAATGAGCCAGGGGCGGTTGTAGTTGGTAACCGGGGTGGTTTCGGTCAGGCCGAACCCCTCGAGGATCCTGAGTCCCATCCCAAGGAAGAACTCGGCATCGGATACTGAGAGCGGTCCCCCGCCCGAAACCGCGAGGCGAAGCTGATCCATACCCAATGCGGCCTTCAGCTTGGAAAAGATCAGTTTCTCGGCAAGGTTTACCTTGAATCCGATCAGGCCGGTCGGCGCGATATTCTTGCATACGTAAGGAAGGTTCTGCTTGGCAACTCCCATCGCCCAGTTGAACAGCGCCTTTTTCACGGGCGGCGCATCGGCGACCTTGGCCACTATTCCCGAGTGAATCTTTTCGTACAGCCGCGGAACGCTGATAAGCCCGGTGGGTTTGACCATTACGAAATCGGACTGGATGGTCTGGAAGCTTTCCGCGAAAGCGACTTTTACGCCCACGAACATCGCGAGGTAGTAGCCCGCGGTGCGCTCGAGCGAATGGGAAAGGGGAAGGAATGAAAGGAAGGTGTCGTTCTCGGTGAGGTACTCCTCGATCCCGTTCATGATCTGGTTGACGTTCGATACGAAATTGTTCTGGGTGAGCATTACGCCCTTGGGATTGCCCGTGGTGCCCGAGGTATAGATAAGAGTCGCGAGATCCGAAAGCTTGATGGCCTTGAGCGCCTTTTCGAAGTTGGCCTTGCCCTTATAGGCCTCGCCCTTTTTCATGGCTTCCTGGATGGTGATCACGCCCGGCTTCTTGCCCTTCGGGGCGTCGATGATGATAATATCTTTAAGTTTTTTCAGCTTCTTCTTAACGGAAAGAACCCTGTCCAGGTGGTCATTGGACCCGCAGATACACGCCTTGGATTCGGAATTGTCGAGGATATACTCGGCCTCATCCGCAGAGTTAGTCGCGTATACGGGAACGTTTACCGCCCCGATCGAGAGGATAGCCAGATCGGTAAGCCACCATTCCCACCGGTTTTCGGAAAAGAGCGCTACCTTGTCACCCTTCTTGATACCTGACGAGAGCAGGTACCAGGCAAGCTTGTGAACCATGTCGTTCATCTGGTTCCAGGAAAGATCTACATATGCGCCATCCTTCTTATAGGCAACCATGGCCTTCTCGCCATACTTGGCCGCGCGATTCTGGAAAATCGCGCCCATCGATGTTTCTTTATATTGCGCCATCTATTCCTCCATTAAAATTTGATTTAGAAAATATATTATTTATACAGGACGCCAGAGAAACCCTCGGTCGCGAAATCGCATGCGAAGCGAATCGTTCCCGGCGGGTCAAAAAACCAAAACACATGACGTGTGAGTATGTCTTATTGTAAAATGATGAATAAACCTCTTTGTCAATCATCTTATTATACAGGTTTAAAAAAATTGCGCGGGACCGGCCCCGCAGCGGTTAAACCTATGGACTGACCGATGATTCCGGGAAACTTATGGTGAAGCGCGTCCCCTCCCCCTCCTCGCTTTCGACCTGTATTTCTCCCCGGTATGTTTTTACGATCGAGTAAGAGATCGACAGCCCAAGTCCCGTCCCTTCGCTTTTCTTGGTGGAAAAGAATGGCTCGAATACTTTCTGCAGGTGAGTCGACGGGATACCCGCGCCGTTATCCAGCACCGCGATAAATACCTGCGCCTTCTTTCCGCCGGAAGCGCCCGTCTCAACGATTAGCTCGGGATCCGGGCGCCCCGAGAGGGCGTCTGCGGCATTTTGCAGCAGGTTCATGAGCACCTGTATAAGCCGGTTTTTCGGCATCTGGACCGATACCCTGCTGGCGTTGAGTCGAAGCTTGACGCGGATGCCCTTTTTCTGCAGGTTTTTCAGAAATATTTTGACGGGGAAGTCGCGAATCATATCGTCGATCTGTACCGATTCCAGCCCTATGCTTGACGGGTTTGAATAGTCCTTGAGCTGCTTGACGAGACCGGAGAGCCGGCTTATCTCCTCCTGGAGCGATTTAACCAGTTCATCGAACGAAGCCCTGTCCCTCGTCTCCAAATCCGATGCGATATCCTTCATTTCATCAAGGTCGAGCTGCATTATCGAAAGCGGGTTGTTTATCTCGTGCGCGACGCCCGCGATTATCCTTCCCATCGATGTCAGGCGTTCGTTGCGGTCCAGCGTCAGGCGCATCATGTTCTGTTCTTCGACCGAAAGTATTTTCTCGATTGTGATCGAGGCTAGGTTGGAAATGCCGATAAGAATGTTCATGACATATTCATCCGGCGTCGACAGTGGCTTTTCGAACGCCATAATGACCGCCAGTCCGAACGATCCCCGCACCGGCACGGGGATGAAAAGGGCCGATTTATGCCTGGTGAGACCGGGAAAGACCGAAAAGTCCTCGTCGTTCAACTCGGTCATGACATTTTTTACCAGGATCGGCGATTCCCTCGCGTCAAGGAGCTTGAAGGTCAGCGAATTCTTATCGCTCACGGGCTCCTTTCTGCCCTGCGCGAGCACCCCGTCGCCGAATACGCTCGAAAATCCGCCGTTCCCCTTAATAAGGAGTTCGATCTTGTCGAACGCGATGATGCCGTGCAGCGATTCGCTCAGTATCCCGAACGCCTCGTCCCTGTTCGAGCAGTTCAGGAAGCGCGCCGAGGCATAGTTGTATATGGTGACCAGGTTTACAATGTTGCGGTTCTGTTCTATCAGGGTGTTCTCGATCTGCTTCTGGTCGGAGATATCGCGGATGAACGCGAAATTGCCGATCGGCCTTCCCTGCTTGTCGAGCAGCCTGGACATTGAAAGCAGCACCGGGACGGTGCTGCCGTCCTTCCGGACGAATTCCTTTTCCAGGATGAAGGGACGGCAGCTCTTCACCATCTCCTTCATCATGGCCTCCTGGTTTTTAATATACGAGGGTTCGGTGAAATCGTAGAAGGTCTTCCCTTCCAGGTCTTTTTCATCCCTTCCCAGGATCGCGAGGTATTCGCCGTTATAATCGAGATACTCGTTACTGTCGTTCACGAGTACGAAACCCAGCTTCACCGTCTCGATGATGCTGCGGTTATAATTGCGCTCATTCTCGAGCTGGTATTGTAAATTTTTAAGCTCCGTGACGTCCTGGATGAAGCCGTAAATCACCCTGGCCCTGGCGGATTTTCTTCGTACCGGGTTCAGGGACACCAGGAAATACCGGGTCTTTCCCGCGATCCTGACCTCTATTTCGATAATTTCCGGTACCTGCCTGCTGAACACCGTCTTTATCTTCCGCTTGATTGTCCGCCGTGGATTGCCTGTAAAAAGTTCGTGCACGGGCACATCGCTTAACTCGTATTCCCGGAACATCGACCGGAATGAGCGGTTTCCGTAGATGATCCGGAAACGAGCATCTAAAATGAAGAAGCCGTTCACCGAATCGTCGAGTATGCCCATGAGGAACTCGCGGGACAGGAAATCCGCCTGCCTCAGGTCATCAGGCGGATTTTCAGTATCCATGGCACCGTTATCACCGGGGATTTTTGCCATCACCGCCAGCCTGTTCCTTTTCGCATATGTGCCCCGTCCACGGTATCAGACGTTGGGAATGGCGGGTTCCATCTCAGGGATGACTGGAAAATCGAAAAGATGACACTCTTTGAGGGGTACGCAGTGTAGAACGCATATCGCATGCCTTAATTACCATAGTCCGGACATGCTATGTCAAATAGATTTCAAGGGGGTCCGATAGCCCTGCGTGCAGGCCCGGATGCCGCAATCCAATTCTTATCAGGTTTGACAGGGAAACTTAACGTAGTTGAGGATTCTAGTTGCCGAATTCAATGGATCGCGCTATATTACACTAGCACTCCACACTATTGAGTGCTAACTCTTGCGGCCTGATATATTTCCCGGATTGCGGATACAGGAGCTTATCCCCATGGAAATGGGGATTTTTTTTGATCGGTATCGTAAAATTCCTGCACCACGCGATCGGCAGCGGTTTTTATTGATGGCAGCTCCGACTCAATCTCCGGGTAAACCTGGACGATCGATTTTTGTATCAGCCCCAGATATTTTTCCATGGGCGGCAGCAGATATTTTTTGACATACGTGGCGTTTTTCTTGTCACGCCATTGTTTGTACCATGCGGCCTTATAGGCGGTCATTGCGTAAATCCGGTATACGGTCGCGTAAAAGGAGACGATAACGCTTTTATCAATCGATTTGATCGTATCGGCGAAACCCGCCTCTTTTTTCCGCGGATTCTCTTCCCCGTAGGCGTACGTGAACACGTAATAGAGCTCGACGTCATGGTCATAGCCGAATCCCGTATCCAGGGCCTGCGTAGTTTTCTTGAACAGCCGCTTCTCCTCCACGGAAAGAAACTGCTTGGGATCACGGATGCCGAACCCGGCACACGCGCTGCCTGCAAGACCCGCGATACATGTTGCGAGAACCAATTTCCGTAAAACCATTTGTCAGCTCCTGCTATTCCAGATACTCGGCGCGGATGAGGTGGTCCTCATCAATATCGCAGGCCGCCTTCCTGCCGGCTATCTCATCGATTCGATACGCGGGCATTCCGGTTCCCGGCCGCTTGGCGACCAGGTCGTCGCGCGTGATGAGCGAGCCTTTTCCGATAAACCTGCTGCTAAAGACGCTGCGTCTCGCGGAATTTGCAATCTCTTTTTCCGAAAAATCGGACGACAGGTGTCCGTCGCCCGCCATCGCGATCGCTTCCCGAACCCCTTCGACCATTCGCCTGAATCCGGCAGGATCGAGCGACACGGCGCTATCGGGGCACTCAAATCGCGGTTGGTGCATGAAATGCTTTTCGAATATCCGCGCCCCGAATGCCGCCGCGATTTCCGCCGTGCGTTCGTCCGCGGTGTGATCAGAAAAACCAACGCGGACGCCAAAGCGTTTTCCGAGCGCCGGAATCCGGGCGAGATTCGCCTTATCGCGCGGAAGCGGATACAGGGACACGCAGTGAAGGA
This genomic interval carries:
- a CDS encoding cyclic nucleotide-binding domain-containing protein, with amino-acid sequence MRIAGPGRPAAGNDMDTESLNKIIALLNNIPVFSGLRDEDLAAIIPLLRRESHPANSIIIGEGDRGESMYILIEGMVKVARCGEGGEEISLGTLPGGAFFGEFSLIDNLPRSASVVTVAPTDLFTLAKSDFDSLLARSARLANVFYRNCLMETFSRFRNNLANFTFSQHSLREKSARLDEINVDLSRAKKIQNCFINTDELDATAPLIEGVRHSYVYLPCIDVGGDFLNATRLADGSLSIIIADVVC
- a CDS encoding chromosome partitioning protein ParB, which codes for MPFPGEDTPLKVRLDQIKIKRRIRKDLGSIYELKESMRKHGLINPVTLNKKNVLLAGYRRLMAARELGWTEIECTIVSANSSLEKFDIEVEENIVRKNFAPVEVDWIEERRRYLQMNIVQKIVYWIKKFFRWILRPFGL
- a CDS encoding methyltransferase domain-containing protein — encoded protein: MIDYFKALSDTTRFRLLNLLMHYELNVNEITAVMDMGQPRISRHLKILTDSGLLSSRRDGLWVFYSGVKEGDARRFIDAITYLFASPPLSADIARGLKVIEARTAETRNFFNGIADAWDAKKSDLFREFDIAGKIIERVPRCTVAADLGCGTGDFLQFLKQRADRSIGVDNSPRMLEMARQRFSGDGFSIDLRLGEMEHLPMSDGEADFALMNMVLHHLVAPEKGIREAARVMKKKSTFIVVEFEKHASEALRSDHGDRWLGFDASQITRWLRDAEFSIRDSVPFPIPGGLSIRLYHSERE
- a CDS encoding adenosylhomocysteinase — its product is MSVLAIEKKLPYKVADISLADWGRKELDLAENEMPGLMSTRKKYGPSAPLKGLKIAGSLHMTIQTAMLIETLVILGANVRWASCNIFSTQDHAAAAIAKAGTAAVFAWKGESLEEYWWCTEQALTWPDGSGPDLIVDDGGDATLMIHQGVKVEKDPSLLDKTYDNKEFSIIMDRLRESYRADKTRWQKMASKIQGVSEETTTGVHRLYQMQANGELLFPAINVNDSVTKSKFDNLYGCRESLADGIKRATDIMVAGKVVVVCGYGDVGKGCAQSMRGFGARVIVTEIDPICALQAAMEGYQVAVIEDVVSEGDIFVTATGCFDVINGAHMEKMKNEAIVCNIGHFDSEIAMHYLETTAGITKLTVKPQVDKWTTLSGKSIIVLAEGRLVNLGCATGHPSFVMSNSFTNQCLAQIELAGKKLEARVYTLPKKLDEEVARLHLDRLGARLTSLTPQQAEYLGIPAEGPFKPEYYRY
- a CDS encoding long-chain fatty acid--CoA ligase: MAQYKETSMGAIFQNRAAKYGEKAMVAYKKDGAYVDLSWNQMNDMVHKLAWYLLSSGIKKGDKVALFSENRWEWWLTDLAILSIGAVNVPVYATNSADEAEYILDNSESKACICGSNDHLDRVLSVKKKLKKLKDIIIIDAPKGKKPGVITIQEAMKKGEAYKGKANFEKALKAIKLSDLATLIYTSGTTGNPKGVMLTQNNFVSNVNQIMNGIEEYLTENDTFLSFLPLSHSLERTAGYYLAMFVGVKVAFAESFQTIQSDFVMVKPTGLISVPRLYEKIHSGIVAKVADAPPVKKALFNWAMGVAKQNLPYVCKNIAPTGLIGFKVNLAEKLIFSKLKAALGMDQLRLAVSGGGPLSVSDAEFFLGMGLRILEGFGLTETTPVTNYNRPWLIKPGTVGPAVKDTEIKISDEGEILIKGPQVMKGYYKNPADTKEAFTKDGFFRTGDIGMIDEDGYLSITGRIKDIIITAGGKNISPQNIENSLKTSHYIEQVAVIGDRRKYLAALIVPAFEELKKWAKKSGIAFSSNQDLIENAQVNAMVGEEVKKYTKQFARVEQIRKFRLLDAEWTQATGELTPSLKVKRKIVNTKYAAEIESLYPEGDGD
- a CDS encoding PAS domain-containing sensor histidine kinase, which gives rise to MAKIPGDNGAMDTENPPDDLRQADFLSREFLMGILDDSVNGFFILDARFRIIYGNRSFRSMFREYELSDVPVHELFTGNPRRTIKRKIKTVFSRQVPEIIEIEVRIAGKTRYFLVSLNPVRRKSARARVIYGFIQDVTELKNLQYQLENERNYNRSIIETVKLGFVLVNDSNEYLDYNGEYLAILGRDEKDLEGKTFYDFTEPSYIKNQEAMMKEMVKSCRPFILEKEFVRKDGSTVPVLLSMSRLLDKQGRPIGNFAFIRDISDQKQIENTLIEQNRNIVNLVTIYNYASARFLNCSNRDEAFGILSESLHGIIAFDKIELLIKGNGGFSSVFGDGVLAQGRKEPVSDKNSLTFKLLDARESPILVKNVMTELNDEDFSVFPGLTRHKSALFIPVPVRGSFGLAVIMAFEKPLSTPDEYVMNILIGISNLASITIEKILSVEEQNMMRLTLDRNERLTSMGRIIAGVAHEINNPLSIMQLDLDEMKDIASDLETRDRASFDELVKSLQEEISRLSGLVKQLKDYSNPSSIGLESVQIDDMIRDFPVKIFLKNLQKKGIRVKLRLNASRVSVQMPKNRLIQVLMNLLQNAADALSGRPDPELIVETGASGGKKAQVFIAVLDNGAGIPSTHLQKVFEPFFSTKKSEGTGLGLSISYSIVKTYRGEIQVESEEGEGTRFTISFPESSVSP